One Chitinophagaceae bacterium C216 genomic window carries:
- the purQ gene encoding Phosphoribosylformylglycinamidine synthase subunit PurQ: protein MKFGVVVFPGSNCDRDMQDALSVDLQQEVIMLWHKSEDLSAFTKDDCIVLPGGFSYGDYLRCGAIARFSPIMQKVIEFAHAGGKVLGVCNGFQILCESGLLPGALLRNEKQKFICKNLYLKPDGFYKETIMGDEAVYQEVYKIPIAHGEGRYHADEKVLDELEANGQIIFRYCNEKGEVVPEANPNGSVRNIAGICNKNRNVFGMMPHPERACSAALGNEDGKKILTSLLMAAQPVL from the coding sequence ATGAAATTTGGAGTAGTTGTTTTTCCGGGTTCCAATTGCGACAGAGATATGCAGGATGCCTTATCTGTTGATCTTCAACAGGAAGTAATCATGCTTTGGCATAAAAGCGAAGATCTGAGCGCCTTTACTAAAGACGATTGTATCGTACTCCCTGGAGGATTTTCTTACGGAGACTATTTGCGTTGTGGTGCCATTGCCCGGTTCAGCCCCATTATGCAGAAGGTAATAGAATTTGCCCATGCAGGTGGAAAAGTATTGGGTGTCTGTAATGGATTTCAGATTCTTTGCGAATCCGGACTGCTTCCAGGAGCGTTATTACGCAACGAAAAACAAAAATTCATCTGTAAAAACCTATATCTCAAGCCTGATGGTTTCTACAAAGAAACTATTATGGGCGATGAGGCGGTATATCAAGAGGTATATAAAATACCCATCGCGCATGGCGAAGGACGCTATCATGCCGATGAAAAAGTATTGGATGAGCTAGAAGCCAATGGCCAGATTATTTTCCGTTATTGCAACGAAAAAGGTGAAGTAGTTCCCGAAGCAAACCCCAACGGTTCTGTAAGAAATATTGCAGGCATTTGCAATAAAAACCGTAACGTATTTGGCATGATGCCGCACCCAGAAAGAGCCTGCAGTGCCGCATTGGGTAATGAAGATGGGAAAAAAATTCTTACTTCCTTACTAATGGCCGCGCAACCTGTACTCTAA
- the ubiX gene encoding Flavin prenyltransferase UbiX: MKRKIVLAITGASGSIYAAQIIGKLLSIREQWQDLSVVVTDNAKEVWKVEMGEDFVEQAGVTYFHKNDFTAPFASGSGQYDTMIIAPCSMGALGRIAHGISNDLITRAADVVLKERRKLICVVRETPYSLVHIKNMELVTLAGGIICPATPSYYSLPRTIDELAATVTDRVLDLAGFDIKSFRWGK; encoded by the coding sequence ATGAAGAGAAAAATTGTATTAGCGATAACCGGAGCCAGCGGATCTATTTATGCTGCTCAAATCATCGGCAAGCTGCTGAGCATACGAGAACAATGGCAAGACCTGTCCGTAGTAGTTACGGATAATGCTAAGGAGGTATGGAAAGTGGAGATGGGAGAAGATTTTGTGGAGCAGGCCGGTGTAACCTATTTTCATAAAAATGATTTCACGGCTCCATTTGCATCGGGAAGTGGCCAATATGATACCATGATTATCGCACCCTGCTCTATGGGAGCACTAGGTCGTATTGCTCATGGAATATCGAACGATCTTATTACACGGGCTGCAGATGTGGTACTTAAAGAGCGTAGAAAACTCATTTGTGTAGTACGGGAAACACCCTACAGCCTCGTTCACATTAAAAATATGGAGCTAGTAACTTTAGCCGGAGGTATTATATGTCCTGCAACACCTTCTTATTATAGCCTACCTAGAACTATTGATGAACTAGCGGCTACGGTTACAGATCGTGTATTAGACCTAGCAGGTTTTGATATCAAAAGCTTCAGATGGGGGAAATAA
- the betI_2 gene encoding HTH-type transcriptional regulator BetI gives MVMIIDNKARIREAACDLFMQLGMRRVSMDDIAQALGMSKKTLYLYYADKESLVEDTVDMLLKNSSVACENCRKLAENAIHECFLVTAVLTESMVRINPVLIFDIQRYYPAAQKKIEKFRKEYLYKFFKTGIETGIRQELFKKDINPSLISWFRIETLSLQFQQQFVQDIDMDVISLQKELSLFFLHGLATPKGIKLIEKYKKPKI, from the coding sequence ATGGTAATGATCATTGACAATAAGGCAAGAATAAGAGAAGCGGCTTGCGATCTCTTTATGCAGCTGGGTATGCGTCGTGTAAGCATGGATGACATTGCGCAAGCCTTGGGAATGAGTAAAAAAACGCTTTATCTATATTATGCTGATAAAGAAAGCCTGGTGGAAGACACCGTTGATATGCTACTGAAAAACAGTAGTGTCGCTTGTGAAAATTGCCGCAAACTGGCCGAAAATGCAATACATGAATGCTTTCTGGTTACAGCAGTCCTCACAGAAAGTATGGTACGAATAAACCCGGTATTGATTTTCGATATCCAGCGATACTATCCGGCAGCACAGAAAAAAATTGAAAAATTTAGAAAAGAGTATCTGTACAAATTCTTTAAAACAGGTATTGAAACAGGAATTAGGCAGGAGTTATTTAAGAAAGATATTAATCCCAGCCTTATTAGTTGGTTTCGGATTGAAACACTCAGCCTGCAGTTTCAACAACAATTTGTACAGGACATAGACATGGATGTTATCTCTCTACAAAAAGAATTATCTCTATTCTTTTTGCACGGACTTGCAACACCCAAAGGAATTAAGTTGATAGAGAAATATAAAAAACCAAAGATTTAA
- the mdtA_1 gene encoding Multidrug resistance protein MdtA, protein MQHIIKLTVIGVSTALLVSCGGGKKEKNSELNDKKVQLEKLKLEQKKITDQINKLHDEIAALDSTFEKAKLVTIEKIGADAFDHYIDLQGRIDAQKSAYVAPRNGQGGIVRAIYVKEGDRVRKGQTLLKLDDAVARQQVAAAEQQVATVKSQLELARTTYQRQKNLWDNNIGAEMQVIQAKATVDQLTAQLKAAEAQASAAREQLSFTNVTADIDGIIDQLNVRVGELFTGVSASGPQVSIVNTSALRLLVNVPENYLGRIKEGTPITVTLPESNNKQIKTKATVVSKMIDPATRSFYVEASIPADPAIRANQIAKVQILDYSKNDAVTIPVNTLQTDQNGKFVLVAVSENNKLVVRKKRVVPGELYGDRLEIKSGLEVGDQLITEGFQSLYEGQKITTSPLQ, encoded by the coding sequence ATGCAACATATAATAAAACTAACCGTAATTGGAGTAAGCACAGCCCTTCTCGTTTCATGCGGAGGAGGCAAAAAGGAGAAAAACAGCGAGCTCAATGATAAAAAAGTTCAGCTTGAAAAACTGAAACTTGAGCAAAAGAAAATAACGGATCAAATCAACAAACTACATGATGAGATTGCAGCTCTGGACTCTACATTTGAAAAAGCCAAACTGGTAACAATAGAAAAAATAGGTGCAGATGCCTTTGATCATTATATCGATCTTCAAGGCCGTATCGATGCACAGAAAAGCGCATACGTAGCGCCCCGTAATGGGCAAGGAGGTATTGTTCGTGCTATTTATGTCAAAGAGGGTGACAGAGTTCGCAAAGGTCAAACACTCTTGAAGCTGGACGATGCCGTGGCCCGTCAGCAAGTTGCTGCTGCGGAACAACAAGTAGCTACCGTAAAATCACAACTGGAACTAGCCCGCACAACCTATCAGCGTCAAAAAAACCTGTGGGATAACAACATCGGCGCCGAAATGCAGGTAATTCAGGCTAAGGCTACAGTGGATCAGCTCACCGCCCAACTGAAAGCAGCGGAAGCACAAGCAAGTGCCGCCAGAGAGCAATTGAGCTTTACTAACGTTACTGCAGATATCGATGGAATCATTGATCAGCTGAACGTACGTGTGGGCGAACTTTTTACAGGAGTGAGCGCTTCAGGTCCTCAAGTATCTATTGTAAACACATCTGCATTGCGTTTGCTGGTAAATGTTCCTGAGAATTATCTGGGTCGCATTAAAGAAGGAACCCCCATTACTGTAACCTTACCGGAATCTAATAATAAACAAATCAAAACAAAAGCAACCGTTGTAAGCAAGATGATTGATCCTGCAACAAGAAGCTTTTATGTAGAGGCCTCTATTCCTGCTGATCCTGCTATTCGAGCTAATCAGATTGCGAAGGTGCAAATACTAGATTACAGTAAGAACGATGCCGTTACGATTCCCGTAAATACGCTTCAAACCGACCAGAATGGAAAATTTGTACTGGTAGCGGTTTCGGAAAACAACAAACTGGTAGTGCGTAAGAAACGTGTGGTTCCAGGAGAATTATATGGTGACAGATTGGAAATCAAATCAGGACTTGAAGTAGGTGATCAGTTGATAACCGAAGGCTTTCAAAGCCTGTATGAAGGTCAAAAAATCACTACTTCTCCCTTACAATAA